ACAACACTTGCACTGGAAGCGAGCATTTGAAGTGAAGAATGCATTCTGATCAACAGTAATACATTTGGATGATTGCACTGCAGAAAATCATGACTGCAAGAGCTTGTAAACAGCACTGCAGAAAACCATGTCTGCACAAGCTGGAATACAGCACTGCAGAAAACCATGTCTGCACGAGCTAGTATACAGCACTGCAGAAAATCATGTCTGTATGAGCTAGTAAACAGCACTGCAGAAACCATGTCTGCACGAGCTGGTTAACATATCAGCAATGTCAAGATGAAATAAGTTAGCAACGACACATCAATTGGTTAAATGTTTCATGAGAACAACGCAGAGCTGTAACTTCACAAACATCACATAATAATTGGCACATTTAGTGCCAGAGTGGAACAGCTGGTTAATTGGTGTTGTCTCTAAAATTTGTAGACTAAATATCGGTGGCGTTAACGACATTCCCATACTTTGACACTTTGGTCTACGGAACCAGTAATCACATATGGAGATGATTTGTGCATGTCTGGAAAGATATAAGCAAGAAaataaaatctgtaaaaaaacatcttcatgttgcaatttttatataaaatatgtgaTTCAGTGTTCTGATTATATGAAAAGTCCATCAAGTGTAATAAGTTGATTATAATATACAGAAATTTTCATAGCTCAGTATTATGATCTTAAAGCCCTGTTTAAAACTACTGAAAGTATAAAATTTCCAACccacaaattatttatttttacatttatttctggTATGACTTTATTatgtagaattatttttttctaatgatacatgtatcttctGTTTGTGAAATCTCTTGAaactatatatacaaaaataaatcattataaaatgTGCACACCTTATTTGTCGTACATATTtgcattgttttgttttcaatcaatcTACACCACAAGTGCTgaggatttattattttttcatatttaacaccattttttaaagattttcctGGGCAAAGATGAACCATAAATTTACATGTTCAATGAAATTCAACTTTTTATAGTCTTGTGTGCACCCTTCAGCAAAACAAGGAAATCAAATAACTATAAAAacgcaagttttcctcaatccatgaagaTTGGTACCCaccaaaataaattaatccacagtgtATTGGAACATTAAATTATTgtgtttaaaattattatatCATTCGAATAtctaaattgtgtaaaaatgcaTAATAAGTATGAATAATCAAACTGagtaatttcttttatttcaaatgttaagCAGTTaccagcattttttttttcattttcacttCAATTGATATTTTCTAGATCATGGGCAGGACTTGATACTTGATAATATTAGGCTTCCAAGTATCAGGTAGCAATGTCATACTTTAATTTCCATCTTAATTTATGTCTAAACCAGACTCACTTAACCTCATTCTAAACTAGAAattaaatcaaagcgctgtaagcgctgaaggcagttaaccaaaaaccaaggcaaccgtaaatatgaaaactgtggcaatgttgcctcaacattaaacattcatatatagtacattcatgtttatctaatgatttatttattaaggcaaataatttatatgttatcaaggtttcaaaagcaatgcatatatcaatgtatatttttttatggtgtgtctgcagtggtacaagttcccaatgattgcagttgttctacttggtagttaaacttggttttatttgactgctaaaagttcaatttgacttagtatgaacatgttagagtatgaatggactggtttccctggaaagaaaactgagtttgtgttctatagtacaaaagttatgagacacgaatcagacaaatgttcactacaacagggatcaaagatgaggtctgactgacttgcccatagtaaatgtaaatgatttgttattttgtcccatacatatgaatatatataatttaggggtggggatctcaacggttttcaagttctcaaacaggtaggggtaggcagaggatttagggggcagcccccccccccttttagggaaaaaatttggttgcttatatagggaatcctTGAAGCGTGAATGGAGCGgacccctcttaggtcagtcagtgggccccacttatgaaaatttctggatccgccactgggggtagggtgaccctagggacttcccctacatttcattttatttgttatattgtcccatacatgaatatatatggtttaggggtggggatctcattggtttccaagttctcaaacaggaagggtagggttacccaagggactccccctatatttcatttaattagttatattgatccatacatgaatatatattgtttaggggtaaggatcttgaccatttccaagttctcaaacagggggtgaacagtgacctcagggactcccctatctttcatctgatttgttatattgtcccatacattaatatatatggtttagggattgggatctcgaccatttttaaattctaaaacaggaggggtggggtgacccctagcgactcttcctatatttcatttgatttttcatattgtcacaaacatgaatatatatggttaaggggtgtggatctcgaccgtttccaagttctcaaacaggagggggtggggtaactccagggactcccccatatttcattttttgtttattatattgtcctatacttgaatatatgcaggggcggattcagacggggagggttgcgggcttgcaccccccttaaatttgcaaagcatgggttgttctcagcttaataaagaatattctaataattttacctcaatttttttttaggctcgctctgctcggcgaaaatttaagtttgcgcccctcctaacctaaaatcctggatctgcccctcatatggtttaggggtggggagctcgaccgtttccaagttatcaaacaggagggggtagagtggcccaaagaatgccacctatacatcatatgatttacttacattaaggtatatataatatagttgcattatttgtgaaaataaagaatgaaactttcagctactttaattgatgacccttcaaaattgagaaaaaaaacaaataacccctcgaaattgcagtaatatgtttacactttaaaatcatctcacatgcattatcatcatttatcatttataaagaaaatttagactgtgaccatgaacatgtatattgttagatatactgttcccagttgtcacgttgtattggatttttaaattaaaatttatcaaaaagtaatttttagtttctgaataaaatatttttctgcattctttcttttacatatatcttttggtttacaatactagtgtttatattcatttaccatgcatagatgtattttttcacctgcttggatttattttgtaaatgatcgtcaaacccggaattactcttatccgcttccggaatcggatccgattttgtaaaattttgtcttcaaggccgccattgttatggcacaatgttgtttttgtcaatcagatacgattttactcgaatttatacaatatttgtcggcgattttctgtataaagctagcggttgaacaaaatgaacatcgccgtcatgaataataatgataaaaataagtttttagctcgtttaattggagactttggtgaacatggtgaaaaggtttgcaaagtaatttcttattttctttcaaatgtaaagcgactacgtcgggcgtagctagaaaccaactatcctagtcgaaattccgcttgcaaaagtgggaaggtcgcggacctcggaccaccgctaatttgcacacctgcctccaaattgaaaagctacgaaaatttctttttctaatttgaaattgccgccaacagcatgaacagttgaacttattatataatagactactgacgtagttgtactacgtattgatgataAACAATATTCCTccgacttttgtcatttgggaaatctaaattgcttgtcttaagagattttcggcgattaaatatttcatacaattgttctttgacaacttagctaaaagcacaagtcataatgaactacacaaggattcttaataagcactacttcctatgtgtaactttaaaacttttggataaatcgacgatcatttaaggtttttctgttcattttttttgtaatccagaataaaaagtattaaaaaagtgttccattagttatatataacataataacaagctagataataacaatggcaagtatttcaggatttattgggtagaacacaaatctagggtgctcgcataatgcagcttaactgcataaaaactGAGCACTTCCAGTgtcttttttaatcttttctgATAACAGTGTACTTCATTGGAAATATTGAAGAAATGaatacattttatgttttgtgacaatcagggtttccgctggcggtcgccatttttgcaatttgcgaaaaaataataattgtggcgattaaaattcgtcattggtgaaagaatttggcgaaagaaataatTATACGATTTATTTTCTGCCATCTTGTTTATCTACATTTTTTCGGGTTTCTCGGATTTTACATGATCAGACAATATACTCGGAGTTCACCTTGAACTGGTttagattttgacagaaaatcaacaATCAGCTGATTGTATTGTGTGATATCAACGACAAAGGACTAACTAATAAAGGTGTTAATTGTATTGTTGACAttatgatatggttaaatggcgtcCGTCATATACATGTCACAAAAGGATCATTTATTAActactttgcgacgcacgtgttcgAAGCAAAGTTTTAACGTCTCCTTTCCTTATAATgatagtccagaaaagaaaactgttgttatgacgaaaatttattaaaagcaaGAACTAtttccgatttaaaactttatcctttgactttgatatcgataattgatttaaatgttaaaagtttATTCATTACAATTTAACTGTAACAATGTAGACTCTAAGATAAGTTTAAGAGAATAATCAAAGACAACCATGGGGAAAACTCATCTTATTTAGggagggggaaggggggggggggggcggggggggaTTGAacgaaaaatatataatgttacatggcgaaaaaaattacaaagtggtgaaaaatatattgttttggcgaaagaggtggcgaaaaaaataattgacccaggggaaaccctgatgACAATAATAGCGTTttagtgttttctttgtttcgaCATCCTTTAATTGACTACTTATAGTGAGAAATAAACAGGTATGAATGAGCTTAGTGCGCTTAACTTTCAAATGTGAGttttcaggagcctgtaattcagtggttgtcatttgtttatgtgttaaatatttgtttttctttcatttttttatataaataaggccgtcagttttctcgtttgaattgttttacattgtcatatcggggctttttatagctgactatgcgctatgggctttgctcattgttgaaggctgtactgtgacctatagttgttaatgtctgtgccatttttgtctcttgtggacagttttctcattggcaatcataccacatcttctttttgattcTTAATTGTTTTGTGAACATACCTATGGATGTAAAATAGTGTGTGAGAGTTTCCAGAGTTTTGTGAACTTATCTATGGCTGTATAAATAAAGTGTTTGTATGTTATGTCGTTCTTTATAaaacattggctagagatataaggggagatataaaaaaaaaaatttaaccacaccacatttttgagcctgtcccaagtcaggagcagcTGGCACTTGTAAGTGTTCAATTTTAGTTCtattatatgttttggagtttagtgagGCGTcctttttcactgaactagtacacaattttgtttaggggcaagctgagaCCACTACCGACTGCATGATTTTCTCTctgttttgaagacccattggtggcctttggctgttgtctgctctttggccTCTTTGACCTATtccgcatttccattctcaattttatttgtgtttCTGAACTTACCTATGGATGTAACGAAGTGTGTGTGAGCTTCCAGTGTTTTGTGATTCCTTCTGTTTTTGATGTCCCACACTCGTAATGTCTTGTCATCAGAAGCACTAAGAATATATTTTCCTCCAGGGTGGAATATCAGTCCTCTTACCCAATTGTCATGTCCTATCtgttaaagtaataaaaaagtaTGGGATAAcacaaataagctgtacataaacatTTTTTACTTTACATCACTTGGCAATCTTATTATATGCACTATTTTTGgagcataaaaaaaaaagtaggaagtgaaaaaacaaaaactgtaattGCTGCCTTCATCgactattttaaaacaacagcaaacTAAACTTAATGTACTGGATCATGAAAGCTCTTGACAAAATATCTATTCCTAACTTCCATAAAGTTTAAGAAGAAactgaaagtatttttttaatgtgttaaaaacaaatataaatgagtTTCTAATTATACTTACCAATGTAAACAGACATAGTCCTACACTTATGTCCCACATCTTGATAGTCTTATCTCTTGATCCTGAAATCAAGAATGGTCCACTTCTCGTATTCCCTTTTCCTTTTTTGGACTGAAAAAgcattaatttttcatttgtattactGATAAAGAGAAAATTTCTTAATCTGTATACATATTATATTAATAACAATTACTGCAGAGTCATTTAATTCATATGAATCAATGTTTGTGAATAGATCAAAAAATGTGTATTGATGAATATTTGTTGGATTTTCCAGAGTCATGACAATTTGCATACAAGTTAATAGATCAATGATAGTTAACTGAAATATTTGAATATGTAGTTTACCTTTATCCATTTTCATTGGTGTTCCACAAAAAATTATGAATCTATTGTATCAGTTTTGAGGCATAGAAAATGTCAACAATATTTTGCAGTATGATGAGGTGATTGTGATTTCATTAGTTATTATTatactttatattataattttctattagatctatttttagaattatttacaaaaattcaGATTCTAGGTTAAAATCTTAGCATTTATTCCAATAATTAGTCAAAAAATTATTAGAGTGTAGAATTTTAACAATTAATAACTTAAATTTCCAATTAATGcctcaaaatataaatttaaaaccaCTAGGGCCAAAATCTAGCATACATGGTAAATCAGCACAttaatttaacattattttttcccCCATTAAATTGAATGAAGAAAGCAGGTAATAATCAGGACTTTCTAGAATTAGATTAAAGATAAAActaattttgtgaaattgagaatagaaatggggaatgctTCAAAAAAACAACTAACCCACCCATGAGACCCAGGCCACCTTTGGGTCTTCAACTTAGCAATAAAATCGTGCACCCAGAGGCAGTCTTCAGCTGGCTGATAACaaatatgtgtactagttcagtgaaaatggatgtcacactaaTTTTGTGTTCACCTCCTCTTTTCATGATGCttcttaaattaaaaagtttgatcatgtgaaaaattataaaatgacagGACCTCATCCTTTTATAGAGTTAGACATTAGCAATATAATGGCATAGGATAGATGAACCTACATCTGTATTAACAGCTTCATTGATGTCATGATGTGCCGTCTCCGGAGCCCAGGCTATACACTCCACAACATGCTCATGTTCTCGTAACTCAGCTTTACATTCTTTGGTTGCTGTCACCCAGACACGTACTGTCTGTAACAAAACAAACACGGTTTATTTAATTAAATCGTTTTAAATATTCTTGCAAGAGTTACAGATTTTCTTCTTACAAAACTATTAACTTTTGTTATATTTGAGaacagattttgttttatttcaagaaTTCAGCAGGTTTCTGGATAAAGGTTGACATGACAATTGTACTCAGAAGTCAGAACTTTACTTATGAATAATATGATACAGAGATAAGGATGTCTAAAATAGtagccaatttgataaaaaaaacaaaaaaacattaaaataaacaaactaaacATTTATAAAGAACTATTTTTATTGTGCTTGCATATCATTTAATGAAAAAGGTTGACGTGGCACTACTCAAATTTATACTTGATTTGAATTTGGTGGTCATGaaaattgtgtataagtttaataacaattgtttgaggcaaactaaagttagagaatggaattTTTCCATTCataaaggggcattactctagaACCAGATCAGTGACAcctcaaaattcaaacttgatctgtattttgtggtaataagcattgtgtatcagttttataacattttggttgaggttaacttaagttagagaatgaaaaaaaaaatcagcatttcttttacatttgtaaagggacataactctagcaTGGTTAAAGTGatactaccaaaattcaaacttgatctgtattttgtggttcataacataatttttttctttaaatttgtccACAAGCCAACAAGTTGACATGTTAACATTACCCAGCCATatcaaaaataacaaacaatgaGCCATACCTGGTCATTAGAACAACTAGCCAGTAAGGATCCATCATGATACACTCGTACCATTCTCACCCATTCTCTATGCCCAGTAAAAGTCTTCACACAGTACCTGATAATAGAAATAATACATATGTACAATAAAACAGCAAATATTAGCATTTACTTTCCAAACGGGTCCAGAtgcttttaattattttgttcttcTAACAGAGAGGGTTCTATGCATTTATCTTGAATTCTCATTAATAGCAATCACACAAAACATCTTGTTATTTTTAaggctgttccagaaaatactatgtctcCCATCAGGCAGGTACTTTTTTAAACCCCCACTTTCTGGAATCACCCTTATACTGAAACAACACCTCCTGAGAAAAATGTCTGTGAAACAGTGCTACTTCATGAAGTCTTGTATGGTATGCAGATGCAAACCATAACTGTGGATTATGACAAGCTTCACAATCCATCTTATGTTTTAATGGTAATTTTGTCATACAGATCTGGTTTTTAAGATCATTTAATGTATTCCATTTAATACACTTATCTATACTTGCATTTCTGATTTAACCTTTAATACACAAGCTTTCATGGTTTTGTCTAAttttgcatacaagcctatagaaaatttgtcttttgtttgtctaatttgtggttcacctatatccacgaaaaattggtatccaacgaataataatgaatccacagtaccctAAAACTGCTAAcgtcatttggtttctggtggagagGATTGTCccattatcatttatatttttttaaaatcaaaattaaccaATAATGTCTCCATACCCTGAAGATATCTCCCACATCTTGATTGTTTTGTCTCTGGAACACGAAAGGATGAAGTCTCCACTGGGCATAAATGTTAAACTGGAAATATTGTGGTCATGgcctaaaaaatataaaactctTCTATACATAccacaaagatggaaaaaaatgtatacatttaatAATAGTCCTAGatcttaatattaattattttctgAAACACCTATTCCATATTTTAAAATAGCTggaatttcaattcattttagctgaaatttcttttttaattgtgaACAATTTAAATCAGAATGCCATAGTTAAATGTTGAGATTTaataacaaaacaagaatgtgtccatagtacacgaatgccccactcgcactatcattttctatgttcagtggaccgtgaaatttgggtcaaaactttaatttggaattaaaattagaaagatcatatcatagggaacatgtgtactaagtttcaagttgatgtaactttaacttcatcaaaaactaccttgaccaaaaactttaacctgaacttcgcactatcattttctatattcagtggaccatgaaattggggttaaaactataatttggcagtaaaattagaaagataatatcatggggaacatgtgtactaagtttcaagttgattggacttcaacttcttcaataaacagctgtgccatgagcgcatgatacccCCGACGTgttatgtggaagtcttatgcaataatcatcaatattttatgagaaagttttaagcaataaccatatattgttttagagacacagcgggacatgtgaaaccccccaccctgtttttttttacaaaaactaaatattaccaaaataaaattttgaatcaaaaccaaaaagtatacagatctttagattaatatatcaaagaagtgtgtaaagttttaagcaataatcataacttatttttgagatacggcgcgacatgtaaaaaaccctcccctgttttacaaaacactcaataactcaaaaataaaattttgaataaacaccaaaaagtatacagatctttagattaatagaacaaagaagtgaataaagttttaagcaataatcatatgtcgtttttgagatacggcacaacatgtaaaaaaaaacctccccctttttttacaaaatactaataacttaaaaatgaaattttgaatcatcaccaaaaagtatacagatattgagattaatataacaaagacatgtgtaaagttttaagcaataatcataaatcgtttttgagatatggcgcgacatgtaaaaaaaccctcccccttttttacaaaatactcaataactcataaatgaaattttgaatcatcaccaaaaagtatacagatattgagattaatataactaagaagtgtttatagttttaagtcataatcaagaatcgtttttgagatacagtgtgacatgtgaaaaaaacacacccctgttttagttataaagtgccgtaactcaaaaagtttaaatcttattttcaccaaaaagtatacagatcatttgaccatcataagaaacaactatattaagtttcaagaaatttggataagtcgttctcaagttacggtgcgacatgtttacgccggacagacagacagacggatggacggacaccggacatttgtataccataatacgtcccgtcaaaattttgacgggcgtataaaaactaccttgaccaaaaactgacgaacggacacacagatggacggacggacgaacggaggcacagaccagaaaacataatgcccctctactatcgtaggtggggcataaaaagagtAATTAACTTAATAGAATACTGTATAGCTCATTTCAATTTAACTTGACATTTTAACCTAAGTGTATGACCAACACACAATTGTAACTTGTCTGATCCTATTGATTCATTACTGTGTTAATGCCACATCAGTTTGAGAGTTGATTGTTGGTTGCctcatgtccagtggcaaatagttcatacaTGTTGTAAGCTCTGAATGATAATGCAGCTCCAGTGTGAAACGAAAATCACAATGATCCAAAACAAAATCACACATTTTTCTATTGCATTATGATTATGAAACATATAAATCCAAAGACAAAACTTAATACATACCATATAATGTTTTGACACATTCATAATCTGTTGTGAAGTCCCATATCTTAATTTTCATGTCAGCTGAACatgaaactgtaaaaaaaataattttacaattaacaAAAGTTAAGATGTCATATTTTCAATAGGTAATGTTAACAACagacaattgtttaaaaaaaaattatttaaggaACTCTTCAACATAAATAAAttgacatcatttttttttattcagcaatcaAACTGAGTATTAAAGGTTATCATTCTGTGTAAACTAGAGCAATAAGTGACAGTCAGTGTATACTTTTCAGAACAAAGAATACAGAAGAACCATCAATAATTCCCTTCCATTGGGAAACCAAGAAAGTGTTCAGGAATAAAGAAATAATCAATATTTGTTTCTCTATAAATGAGAATTGCATACATGCATCTGCAGCAAAaaatatgagttatctcccttaattaaaattacaaaaatatacaatacCTGAAAAAAGCCCCAAAAATCTAAGTATTAATATACTGACCGGCCTTAGAAACGCAACACTTGAttattcttttcaattttcatttttaattatgcatttttttgtaaacaaacttataaatagAAAGTTCTCTCATtacttaaatgtttgaaaaaaaaatgcagttcgaaagttgaattgattacgtcattttcgatgttcaaatATTGTGGTATACACTGAAACCCTGGTTTTCCCCTTACCAATGAACGTGTCACCGTCAAAAGAAATGACTGCCTGtaacaaacgccaaaatgattgtcagaatGTGCTTTGTCAATTATGCGGTTTAAACTTAAAGGCTCTAAATGTTTTTTCTGCAGTCGATTCTTTGCCAGTTCAGTTAAtggaaacatttatggcataaATTTGTGCAAAATTTCATTCATCAATTTGGTTAGCAGTTGACCTTGCGGCCGTAGATCTGTCTCACAAATGACGTctaatcaaattctattgacgttGCATTGTCACTACTTGTTGATCTAGTCTTTGATGGTCTTCAACAAATCCAGTCTACCGGTACCATTGTcggaaggacagtaagacgagtttctgacgtAAATTTTTTGTGTTGCAGCACGTTCACGTTTTCCTGTTTGCTGAATTCTAATGAGTTGATTCAGCTTTTCATTCCTGAGCTttggcaatatggagatgcaacaatttttaaatgattaaagtgGGTGCAAGGATTGAAcgaactgtttcacaaagaaaaaaaaaacagaaaaaatcttTATTGGCTCAAAATTTCTCTTTCTGAAATTTCGTGCGATCTAAAAAATctggtatgttcaataaccacaggtaagtCAGATGTTTATTTTTCGAAAGGGAAAGACATATGATGAGCATGAATAGTAGTTGTATGAGGATCAAAcattatttggtgaaaaaaaatctaaaaaatgagtgttgcgtttttaaagccAGTCAGTATATGATGGATTTATAATCTTGA
The window above is part of the Mytilus edulis chromosome 6, xbMytEdul2.2, whole genome shotgun sequence genome. Proteins encoded here:
- the LOC139527025 gene encoding lissencephaly-1 homolog; the encoded protein is MVLSQRQREELNRAIADYLASNGYLSALSEFQKETSMPGEVDKKYAGLLEKKWTSVIRLQKKVIDLEGKLSEAEKEFNAGGPTRDKRSPTEWIPRPPERYSLSGHRSPVTRVIFHPTFSVMVSASEDATIKLWDYETGDYERTLKGHTDSVQDIAFDNTGKYLVSCSADMKIKIWDFTTDYECVKTLYGHDHNISSLTFMPSGDFILSCSRDKTIKMWEISSGYCVKTFTGHREWVRMVRVYHDGSLLASCSNDQTVRVWVTATKECKAELREHEHVVECIAWAPETAHHDINEAVNTDSKKGKGNTRSGPFLISGSRDKTIKMWDISVGLCLFTLIGHDNWVRGLIFHPGGKYILSASDDKTLRVWDIKNRRNHKTLEAHTHFVTSIDMHKSSPYVITGSVDQSVKVWECR